One genomic region from Argentina anserina chromosome 2, drPotAnse1.1, whole genome shotgun sequence encodes:
- the LOC126784251 gene encoding uncharacterized protein LOC126784251: MERSGKKLVQDHEPLVSFSGDITQPLGSDYMTVCIGTAPCTVCVEAEFIIVDAYSSYNGIIGRPTLNRMRTFIAGHMMIIKFPTPHGTGQVRGSQSVAKDCQTRAIRQTRNRHEILAVHATVNLTDKVVDARDDETSKGKSKQKATPYETKIPANPESSLKSITPFASHPERRIKIGATLNPTVERDLTSFLGDNMEVFAWSYEDMPGISPNIIMHELHIKPSAHPIKQKRRSFDDEKSTAIRQEVDKLRGMKFVREVQYPEWISNCVMVRKANGKWRMCVDYKNVNKACPKDSFPLPRIDQLIDATAGHELLSMMDAYSGYNQIRMNPADQEATTFVTDRGMYCYNVMPFGLKNAGATYVRCVTQMFDQHIGREIEVYVDDMLAKSIKAEDHVTNLRTIFNVLKKYKMRLNPEKCFFGVTTSKFLGYIVSQRGIEANPEKIQAILDMAQPTLKKDVEALQGRLVALSRFISRLTDKCEPFFRLLRRSKSKLIEWTPDCQVAFQGLKDYIAAVPLLSTPQPGEPLYLYLAVSTTAVSSALVRRDGTKELPVFYAGRAMNGPETRYPTLEQLALALIVAARRLRHYFQAHSIHVLTNQPLKQVLQNPEHSGRLSKWAIELTEFDIEYRPRPAIKGQAVADFIAEMIPRDTAEVEPDNVINPVSISPWNLHVDGSSCAKSSGAGIILSGPGGLELEYALKFNFAASNNVAEYEALIAGLQLALSTGATSINVFSDSQLVVNQITGSFTAKDEQLAAYLAYATTLLKRFEFYHINQIPRANNARADSLARLATAQPHQCHKDTRVEILHHPSIHQTLQQICQIERDQASWMDEIVAFKCNGKLPEDETMAKQLRRRAVRYYLRNNTLYRQGLLNADLKCVTTKEGKQILNEIHSGDCGNHYGSRALAAKTLRTGYYWPTLASDAQELARSCHKCQIHGPIPRLPSEPLSYIVSPWINCLWGMDLIGPLPVGKCQFKWVIVCIDYHSKWIEAAPLTAITTEKVQNFLQRNIFYRHGTPESIITDNGTQFNNEYLITWCKARGTKLKFASVAHPKTNGQVEAANKLIKSLLRKKLGEAKGLWPEKLDEVVWAIRTTPTEATGETPFCLMYGTEAVLPIEVIQPTQRVSLFDPETNSDSIHLDKDLLEEKRITAHRHNIQNKQRVARFYNSRVKSRTLQVGDWVLKRIQTKVTGLRPKWDGPYKVVQIIAPNTYCLEDKYGEKLAHPWNMEQLKYYYK, encoded by the coding sequence ATGGAGCGTAGCGGCAAGAAATTGGTACAAGACCACGAACCGCTAGTCAGCTTCTCTGGTGACATAACCCAACCCCTAGGTTCGGATTATATGACGGTGTGTATTGGGACTGCACCATGCACAGTTTGCGTCGAAGCTGAATTCATCATAGTCGATGCCTACAGCTCATACAACGGGATCATCGGCCGACCTACACTTAACCGGATGAGAACCTTTATCGCAGGACACATGATGATCATAAAATTCCCAACTCCGCACGGAACAGGACAGGTCCGGGGTTCACAGTCCGTGGCAAAAGATTGCCAGACACGTGCAATTCGACAAACGCGCAACCGACACGAAATCCTGGCAGTACACGCCACAGTAAACTTAACTGACAAAGTTGTCGACGCACGAGATGACGAAACGTCGAAGGGAAAGAGCAAGCAGAAGGCTACGCCATACGAGACAAAAATCCCGGCAAACCCCGAATCCTCATTGAAAAGCATTACGCCATTCGCAAGTCATCCGGAGCGCAGGATCAAAATCGGGGCAACTCTCAATCCCACTGTTGAGAGAGATTTAACAAGTTTCTTGGGCGACAACATGGAAGTCTTCGCATGGTCTTATGAAGACATGCCTGGCATCTCGCCCAacatcatcatgcatgaattgcacatcAAACCTTCCGCACACCCAATTAAGCAAAAGCGCCGAAGCTTCGACGACGAAAAAAGCACGGCAATACGCCAGGAAGTTGACAAATTAAGAGGCATGAAGTTCGTCCGGGAAGTACAGTACCCTGAGTGGATCTCAAACTGTGTTATGGTACGCAAAGCCAACGGTAAATGGCGTatgtgtgtggattacaagaaCGTAAACAAAGCATGCCCAAAAGACAGTTTCCCCCTACCCAGAATTGACCAGCTCATCGATGCCACGGCAGGTCACGAGTTGCTCAGTATGATGGACGCCTACTCCGGGTACAATCAGATACGCATGAACCCGGCGGATCAAGAAGCTACGACCTTCGTCACTGATAGGGGCATGTACTGCTACAACGTAATGCCCTTCGGATTAAAAAATGCGGGTGCTACGTATGTGCGGTGCGTCACACAAATGTTTGACCAACACATCGGTCGGGAAATCGAGGTGTACGTCGATGACATGCTGGCCAAAAGCATAAAAGCAGAAGACCATGTAACCAACCTCCGAACCATCTTCAATGTGCTCAAAAAGTACAAGATGAGATTAAACCCGGAGAAATGTTTTTTCGGCGTAACAACAAGCAAGTTCCTGGGCTACATCGTCAGTCAACGCGGCATAGAGGCGAATCCCGAAAAGATACAGGCCATCCTAGATATGGCGCAGCCAACACTCAAGAAGGATGTAGAAGCCCTCCAAGGCAGGCTCGTGGCATTATCTAGATTCATATCAAGACTGACTGACAAGTGTGAGCCGTTCTTCAGATTGTTGAGACGTTCTAAGAGTAAACTGATCGAATGGACACCAGACTGCCAAGTGGCCTTTCAGGGATTAAAAGATTACATCGCCGCAGTACCATTACTGTCAACCCCGCAGCCGGGTGAACCCCTGTACCTTTACCTCGCAGTATCCACAACTGCGGTCAGCAGTGCCTTAGTTCGCCGTGATGGAACTAAAGAGCTACCAGTTTTTTACGCAGGACGAGCTATGAACGGCCCAGAGACAAGATACCCAACATTGGAGCAATTAGCCCTCGCGCTCATCGTAGCAGCCAGACGACTGCGCCACTATTTCCAAGCCCACAGCATCCACGTACTCACAAATCAACCTCTCAAACAAGTACTACAGAATCCAGAACACTCCGGGCGACTCAGCAAATGGGCTATCGAGCTGACAGAATTCGACATCGAATACAGGCCACGACCCGCCATAAAAGGACAGGCTGTAGCCGATTTCATAGCAGAAATGATTCCCCGAGATACGGCGGAAGTGGAACCAGATAATGTCATCAACCCCGTCAGTATTTCACCATGGAATTTGCACGTAGATGGCTCTAGCTGCGCAAAATCTAGCGGAGCGGGGATCATCTTGAGCGGACCGGGGGGACTCGAACTCGAGTATGCTTTAAAATTCAACTTTGCTGCCTCCAACAATGTAGCGGAGTACGAAGCACTGATTGCAGGACTACAATTAGCCCTAAGCACGGGCGCCACTAGCATTAATGTGTTCAGTGATTCTCAGCTCGTAGTCAATCAAATCACCGGGTCCTTCACTGCTAAGGATGAGCAACTAGCAGCCTACCTGGCGTATGCCACAACATTATTAAAGCGGTTCGAATTCTACCACATCAATCAAATACCGAGGGCCAACAACGCAAGAGCGGACTCCTTAGCACGACTCGCCACGGCGCAACCCCACCAATGCCACAAGGATACCAGGGTCGAAATTCTCCACCATCCCTCCATTCACCAGACCTTGCAACAGATATGCCAGATAGAGCGCGACCAAGCCTCATGGATGGATGAGATAGTAGCATTCAAGTGCAACGGCAAACTACCAGAGGACGAGACCATGGCAAAACAACTAAGGAGACGGGCGGTAAGATATTACCTGCGGAACAACACACTCTATCGCCAAGGTCTGCTGAATGCTGACCTCAAGTGCGTCACAACCAAAGAAGGCAAGCAGATCTTGAACGAAATCCACAGCGGTGATTGTGGCAACCATTACGGCAGCCGCGCATTGGCCGCAAAAACACTCCGCACAGGATATTATTGGCCCACATTAGCCTCCGATGCACAGGAGCTCGCCAGGTCTTGCCACAAATGTCAAATCCATGGACCCATACCACGCCTACCCTCCGAACCACTATCCTACATAGTCAGCCCGTGGATCAACTGCCTTTGGGGAATGGATCTGATTGGCCCATTACCCGTCGGGAAATGTCAATTCAAATGGGTCATTGTATGTATcgattatcattccaaatggatTGAAGCTGCGCCCCTGACGGCCATAACAACCGAGAAGGTTCAAAACTTCCTGCAACGCAACATCTTCTACCGCCACGGTACGCCGGAGTCTATCATCACAGATAACGGCACGCAGTTCAACAACGAGTACCTCATCACCTGGTGCAAGGCAAGAGGAACTAAGCTCAAATTCGCATCCGTAGCACATCCAAAAACCAATGGGCAAGTAGAAGCCGCCAACAAATTGATTAAAAGCCTTCTTCGGAAAAAGCTGGGTGAAGCTAAAGGACTTTGGCCAGAAAAACTTGACGAGGTAGTATGGGCAATCCGTACCACACCAACAGAAGCCACAGGCGAAACTCCTTTTTGCTTAATGTATGGCACGGAAGCAGTTCTACCCATCGAAGTAATTCAGCCAACACAACGGGTTTCACTATTTGACCCCGAAACCAATTCGGACAGTATACACCTTGATAAAGATCTCTTGGAAGAGAAACGCATCACAGCGCATCGCCATAACATCCAGAACAAACAGCGCGTGGCACGCTTCTATAACTCGAGGGTCAAAAGCAGGACACTACAAGTAGGCGACTGGGTTCTAAAGAGGATCCAAACAAAGGTCACTGGACTACGCCCGAAATGGGATGGACCATATAAAGTCGTCCAAATCATAGCCCCAAACACGTACTGCCTAGAAGACAAGTACGGAGAAAAATTAGCCCATCCTTGGAACATGGAACAACTCAAGTACTATTACAAGTAA
- the LOC126782124 gene encoding uncharacterized protein LOC126782124 isoform X2, which translates to MAERPSRALVLYGDGLARFVNPSNTHFHSLASKASCGFLSLPNAPPSGYFSLLILFLIVASNSSLWVQSSFLFYHAQRDEIIFLIAESEDERIVREFAVLVDAFEAHTNTSGSTTKEDSGEETNISKRFMGMKAALVTNNASLKSFGTKLGFSVLPNDGFSKSSEPQGELSVDYMASELLKLLGFQEGKTLESSQYDLVFVHVGAGEVNVKNDKAIADDVEYPNALFGAIMNIAKPGTEISLRLHLSAVMSYGGTSEEDDVNFSFSVSKDSNNSKLSKLVPHQSYTMKGELPRKDVRHHSPMLLAQWQHAVTRKDMVETFAFKDIKEHGGNLVIPADRFLHEVAFKLWKAPKYGA; encoded by the exons ATGGCGGAGAGGCCAAGCCGAGCTCTGGTTTTGTACGGAGATGGGTTGGCTCGTTTCGTCAATCCGTCAAACACCCATTTCCACTCTCTCGCTTCCAAAGCTTCCTGCGGATTCTTGAGCCTCCCCAATGCTCCTCCCTCTGGTTATTTTTCTCTCCTTATTCTCTTTCTGATTGTGGCTTCCAATTCTAGCTTGTGGGTTCAATcaagttttcttttttatcatgCTCAACGTGATGAAATAATATTCTTG ATTGCAGAAAGCGAGGATGAAAGAATAGTTAGGGAGTTTGCAGTACTGGTTGATGCATTTGAAGCTCACACTAATACA AGTGGTAGTACCACTAAAGAAGATAGTGGGGAGGAAACTAACATATCTAAAAG GTTCATGGGGATGAAAGCTGCTTTGGTTACAAACAATGCCAGCTTGAAgtcttttggtaccaaacttGGTTTCAGCGTGTTGCCAAATGATGGTTTTAGCAAAAGCAGTGAGCCCCAAGGCGAGCTTTCAGTTGATTATATGGCATCAGAATTGCTCAAGTTGCTTGGATTCCAAGAAGGAAAGACACTGGAGTCGAGTCAATATGATTTAGTGTTTGTGCATGTTGGGGCTGGTGAGGTGAATGTTAAGAATGACAAGGCTATTGCTGATGATGTGGAATATCCCAATGCTTTGTTTGGTGCTATAATGAACATAGCCAAACCTGGAACTGAAATCAGTCTTCGTTTGCACTTGTCTGCTGTGATGAGCTATGGGGGTACttcagaagaagatgatgtcAACTTTTCATTTTCAGTCAGTAAAGATAGTAACAACTCTAAACTTTCAAAGCTCGTTCCTCATCAAAGTTATACCATGAAAGGAGAACTTCCTCGGAAGGATGTT AGGCACCATTCTCCAATGTTACTGGCCCAGTGGCAGCATGCTGTGACCCGCAAGGACATGGTTGAGACATTCGCTTTCAAAGATATCAAGGAG CATGGCGGAAATCTTGTAATACCGGCGGATAGATTTTTGCACGAAGTAGCCTTCAAACTTTGGAAGGCCCCTAAATATGGAgcataa
- the LOC126783578 gene encoding protein REVERSION-TO-ETHYLENE SENSITIVITY1 yields the protein MHHSRVPVMEINKAYDAEQMRSAQNIRHELWPLDDIDTKKGKFPCCLVWTPLPVVSWLAPFIGHVGICREDGAILDFAGSNFVNVDDFAFGAVARYLQLDRKQCCFTPNLGGHTCKHGYKHAEFGTAITWDDALQSSTRYIEHKTYNLFTCNCHSFVANFLNRICYGGSMHWNMVNVAALVLLKGHWVDVLSVLKSFLPFLLVLSVGVFMVGWPFAVALFSFSSLLLLWFVLGSYCFKNLLEC from the exons ATGCATCATAGTAGAGTTCCTGTAATGGAGATCAATAAAGCTTATGATGCTGAACAAATGCGCTCGGCGCAGAATATTCGGCATGAGTTGTGGCCTCTTGATGACATTGATACaaagaagggaaagttcccCTGTTGTTTGGTTTGGACTCCACTCCCTGTCGTCTCTTGGTTGGCACCTTTCATTGGACATGTTGGCATTTGCAGAGAGGATGGTGCTATTTTAGATTTTGCAGGCTCCAATTTTGTGAATGTGGATGATTTTGCATTTGGTGCTGTTGCTAGATATCTTCAACTTGATAGAAAACAG TGCTGTTTTACTCCAAATCTGGGTGGCCATACTTGCAAGCATGGCTACAAGCATGCAGAGTTTGGGACTGCAATCACCTGGGACGATGCCTTGCAATCGAGCACGCGCTACATTGAGCACAAAACCTACAACCTTTTTACTTGCAACTGCCACTCATTTGTAGCAAACTTTCTGAATCGGATATGCTATGGTGGATCAATGCATTGGAACATGGTAAATGTGGCGGCTTTAGTACTGCTAAAGGGGCACTGGGTTGATGTCTTGTCTGTCTTGAAGTCATTCCTCCCTTTTTTACTTGTGCTCTCTGTTGGTGTTTTCATGGTTGGGTGGCCATTTGCAGTGGCGCTTTTCTCCTTCTCTTCTCTCCTTTTGCTGTGGTTTGTACTTGGCTCTTATTGTTTTAAGAACTTGTTAGAGTGCTAG
- the LOC126783716 gene encoding uncharacterized protein ycf36: MATTLLHTTPTFLSPIPPTPTPLLRRRRRYRSRILKAPLSSSFRNGGPAETECPVPVEQQPINEYQNLSTSFPFSWASGDLVEYCSRLIATGASFSLFVGLPVASFGVFGAQSEPLKQSLYAVSSGFLVVTLAVVRMYLGWAYVGNRLLSATVEYEETGWYDGQIWVKTAEVLARDRLLGSFSVKPVLSRLKVTLVTLAASILVCVVVLLYIDGGQIQEAENRVIRGVYNDDSARSFEPDAFCGGDSGPPQ; encoded by the exons ATGGCCACTACACTTCTACACACAACCCCAACTTTCCTCTCCCCAATTCCTCCGACACCAACCCCTCtactccgccgccgccgccgctacCGAAGCAGAATACTTAAAGCACCCTTATCGTCTTCATTCCGTAACGGTGGGCCAGCAGAGACAGAGTGCCCTGTTCCAGTGGAGCAGCAGCCCATAAACGAGTACCAGAACCTGTCCACGTCCTTCCCCTTCTCGTGGGCCTCCGGCGACCTCGTGGAGTACTGCTCTCGCCTGATCGCCACCGGCGCCTCCTTCTCTCTGTTTGTGGGCCTCCCCGTCGCCTCCTTCGGCGTCTTCGGCGCCCAGTCGGAGCCCCTCAAGCAGTCTCTCTACGCTGTTTCCAGTGGCTTTTTGGTCGTCACTCTCGCCGTCGTCAGGATGTACCTCGGTTGGGCTTACGTCGGCAACCGCCTGCTTAGTGCCACTGTTGAAT ACGAAGAGACTGGGTGGTATGACGGTCAG ATATGGGTCAAGACTGCTGAGGTTTTGGCGCGCGATCGGCTTCTTGGTTCATTTTCT GTGAAGCCGGTACTGAGCAGATTGAAGGTAACGCTGGTGACCCTTGCAGCATCAATACTTGTATGTGTTGTTGTCCTCCTGTACATCGATGGAGGCCAAATTCAAGAAGCTGAGAATCGGGTTATACGTGGAGTTTACAACGATGATTCTGCAAGATCATTCGAGCCAGATGCGTTTTGTGGGGGTGATTCTGGTCCTCCCCAATAA
- the LOC126782124 gene encoding uncharacterized protein LOC126782124 isoform X1: MAERPSRALVLYGDGLARFVNPSNTHFHSLASKASCGFLSLPNAPPSESEDERIVREFAVLVDAFEAHTNTSGSTTKEDSGEETNISKRFMGMKAALVTNNASLKSFGTKLGFSVLPNDGFSKSSEPQGELSVDYMASELLKLLGFQEGKTLESSQYDLVFVHVGAGEVNVKNDKAIADDVEYPNALFGAIMNIAKPGTEISLRLHLSAVMSYGGTSEEDDVNFSFSVSKDSNNSKLSKLVPHQSYTMKGELPRKDVRHHSPMLLAQWQHAVTRKDMVETFAFKDIKEHGGNLVIPADRFLHEVAFKLWKAPKYGA, translated from the exons ATGGCGGAGAGGCCAAGCCGAGCTCTGGTTTTGTACGGAGATGGGTTGGCTCGTTTCGTCAATCCGTCAAACACCCATTTCCACTCTCTCGCTTCCAAAGCTTCCTGCGGATTCTTGAGCCTCCCCAATGCTCCTCCCTCTG AAAGCGAGGATGAAAGAATAGTTAGGGAGTTTGCAGTACTGGTTGATGCATTTGAAGCTCACACTAATACA AGTGGTAGTACCACTAAAGAAGATAGTGGGGAGGAAACTAACATATCTAAAAG GTTCATGGGGATGAAAGCTGCTTTGGTTACAAACAATGCCAGCTTGAAgtcttttggtaccaaacttGGTTTCAGCGTGTTGCCAAATGATGGTTTTAGCAAAAGCAGTGAGCCCCAAGGCGAGCTTTCAGTTGATTATATGGCATCAGAATTGCTCAAGTTGCTTGGATTCCAAGAAGGAAAGACACTGGAGTCGAGTCAATATGATTTAGTGTTTGTGCATGTTGGGGCTGGTGAGGTGAATGTTAAGAATGACAAGGCTATTGCTGATGATGTGGAATATCCCAATGCTTTGTTTGGTGCTATAATGAACATAGCCAAACCTGGAACTGAAATCAGTCTTCGTTTGCACTTGTCTGCTGTGATGAGCTATGGGGGTACttcagaagaagatgatgtcAACTTTTCATTTTCAGTCAGTAAAGATAGTAACAACTCTAAACTTTCAAAGCTCGTTCCTCATCAAAGTTATACCATGAAAGGAGAACTTCCTCGGAAGGATGTT AGGCACCATTCTCCAATGTTACTGGCCCAGTGGCAGCATGCTGTGACCCGCAAGGACATGGTTGAGACATTCGCTTTCAAAGATATCAAGGAG CATGGCGGAAATCTTGTAATACCGGCGGATAGATTTTTGCACGAAGTAGCCTTCAAACTTTGGAAGGCCCCTAAATATGGAgcataa